A window of Syntrophobacterales bacterium genomic DNA:
TGCCAGACCGATAATCATCGGCGTAAAAACCTTACCGGAAGCCCCGGGATTCCTGGCGATACCGTCCAGCGCACCCTGCAGAGCCTTTCCTTGTCCGACAGCCCCTCCGGCAGCCGCGATACCGATGCCTAAGCCCGATGCAAGGGCTATCATCTGCTTTACGGACGAATCAAGTTCCTTACCCTCTTCAGCAGCCATCGCGATACTCACAGACAGACCAACAAACATCCCGAGAAGCATCATGACCAACAAAGCTTTTTTCATCGATTCTCACCCCTTTTCTAGTATTGTTTCAATGTTCTTCATGGGAAATAGCCCCAGAAAAATATGCCATCGACAGCATCATAAAAACGAAAGTCTGAACAAACGCCACGAACAAACCGAGTACCATCATGGGCAGAGGAATTAAGAATGGAACGAGCATGAAGAATATCCCGGTCGTCAGGTGATCGCCAAATACATTACCAAAAAGCCTAAGGCCCAGAGAGAGCGGACGGGCTATGTGCCCGACAATCTCAATAGGTATCATGATAGGGGCAAGCCAGATAAAAGGCCCCATAAACTGTTTTAAATATTTTATTCCATGTTCCCGTACCCCAAAGTAATGGGTCATCACGAATACGGTCAGAGAACAGGCAAAAGTGGTGTTCACATTATCAGTAGCCGGCATGAACCCCGGAATAAGGCCGGACAGGTTATTAAAGAGGATAAAAATTCCCAAGGTACCTACCAGGAGAACAAATTCTTTCCCTCTTGGACCCATCGTATCCATAATAATGCCGGAGACGCTTTCGGCTAATATTTCAATAAAGTTCCTGAATGTCATCCCTGGCTCCGGAACAATGTTGTCTT
This region includes:
- a CDS encoding ATP synthase F0 subunit C, with the protein product MKKALLVMMLLGMFVGLSVSIAMAAEEGKELDSSVKQMIALASGLGIGIAAAGGAVGQGKALQGALDGIARNPGASGKVFTPMIIGLAMIESLVIYSLVVSLLLFFKLG
- the atpB gene encoding F0F1 ATP synthase subunit A — its product is MGHDEWTLASSIPFLRDLPPHVSNGIIVSVILLVIVALGYRQLKKTEDNIVPEPGMTFRNFIEILAESVSGIIMDTMGPRGKEFVLLVGTLGIFILFNNLSGLIPGFMPATDNVNTTFACSLTVFVMTHYFGVREHGIKYLKQFMGPFIWLAPIMIPIEIVGHIARPLSLGLRLFGNVFGDHLTTGIFFMLVPFLIPLPMMVLGLFVAFVQTFVFMMLSMAYFSGAISHEEH